In one Neobacillus sp. CF12 genomic region, the following are encoded:
- a CDS encoding antibiotic biosynthesis monooxygenase — protein sequence MSALVFMALYRPKPGKENELRDILKVHIPVLREEGLITERELLTLQAEDGTIIEIAEWKSSEAIDKAHQSDKVMSVWNQIGALAELTNLSSLAEAQYPFPNFKAI from the coding sequence ATGTCTGCATTAGTTTTTATGGCTCTGTATCGTCCGAAGCCTGGAAAAGAAAATGAATTAAGAGATATTCTAAAAGTACATATCCCCGTCCTTCGCGAAGAGGGCTTGATAACCGAACGTGAATTATTAACACTGCAAGCTGAAGACGGAACAATTATTGAAATAGCCGAATGGAAGTCTAGTGAGGCCATTGACAAGGCACATCAATCAGACAAAGTAATGTCAGTTTGGAATCAAATTGGTGCTTTAGCTGAACTCACAAATCTATCGTCCCTTGCTGAAGCGCAATATCCTTTTCCAAATTTCAAAGCTATTTAG
- a CDS encoding TIGR02206 family membrane protein gives MERYFQADGGDLFILFSLTHWMTLLVLLGIIVLIFLFRRVLREQPLNSIVRSGLAAILIISEISLHAWLWSIEEWTIQYSLPFHLSSISILLSAALLLTKSYSLFEFTYFAGVGSALQAMITPDLSSYTFPHFRYVHFFISHGGIVVANMFIVFVEKYRPIAKSVWKAFLYLNLYTFYVFLLNYFIEGNYMYISEKPTNPSILDYLGPWPLYLIPLEMIALITFMLLYLPFGLFDIVEKTKNHNDS, from the coding sequence ATGGAAAGATATTTTCAGGCTGATGGCGGAGATTTATTTATTTTATTTTCATTAACACATTGGATGACATTACTTGTTTTACTTGGAATTATTGTCTTAATCTTTCTATTTCGAAGAGTTCTGAGGGAGCAGCCTCTAAATTCGATTGTTAGGTCAGGATTAGCAGCAATTTTAATCATTTCGGAAATTAGTCTGCATGCGTGGCTTTGGAGTATAGAGGAGTGGACTATTCAATATTCACTACCGTTCCATTTAAGCAGTATTTCCATCCTATTATCTGCTGCATTACTGCTTACTAAGAGTTATAGTCTCTTTGAATTTACTTATTTTGCAGGTGTTGGCAGTGCATTGCAGGCAATGATTACCCCTGATTTAAGTTCTTACACATTTCCACATTTTCGTTATGTTCACTTTTTTATCTCGCATGGTGGAATAGTTGTAGCAAACATGTTTATTGTATTTGTTGAAAAATATAGACCGATAGCAAAGAGTGTTTGGAAAGCCTTTTTGTACCTTAACCTCTATACTTTCTATGTGTTTTTACTAAATTATTTTATTGAAGGAAACTATATGTATATTTCCGAAAAGCCTACAAACCCATCCATTTTAGATTATTTAGGACCATGGCCTTTGTATCTTATACCATTAGAGATGATTGCATTAATAACTTTTATGTTATTGTATTTGCCATTTGGTTTATTTGATATAGTTGAAAAAACGAAGAATCACAATGATTCTTAG
- a CDS encoding SMC family ATPase yields MKPLKLTMQAFGPYAGVETIDFTQLGNRTMFVISGKTGAGKTTIFDAISYAIYGKASGEDRNGPELRSQFAKADLVTEVSLDFSIRNKVYSITRLPQQPKKKEKGDGFTTLPARAELYSWDENGEKKIIASKINDVEEKVKEIMLIDSNQFRQILMIPQGEFRKLLTSDSKDKEVILQRLFHTQIYKMVEEKLKVEATELKNSVELQVQARNEAIRRIQAVTNEELKGYLEADSVNDVIMMPLLQEEISGMADMIETLVSTLKDKEKEQDDFKAKLFEAETIVKQIQTRDALKGEKIKLESQADIFTEKEKQVQLAHKAALLAQQEELCHRLKREMDQLKGNVTSIQSEMEKLDVLAKQYDQQLQAELEREGERKKAVDVINQLISMKDDVYSFSALVKESEVVQSSLKEAKEKHAASEKNLKALEERMKTLLDKKTEIEKGQLTFIENERLIEKMQSELDRLEKYELYLGRYKKTVQDLNLKSGKFENIAARYSDAKELVEDLENQWLHGQASLLATRLTNGEACPVCGSEHHPAPVSLNEKHIPNEEDLKSAKQQAAHLEKEKSAAESAFFEIQSIEKIQRENCEDILKEIRTHRVDFNENNSHVIKTEVLSTRNQLQKTQKTLVEQIKLLDTIKSEIEKSESDKAVLQMAIQKFTGDVNELTVLFTEKNTNLKRMMNVIPENLRTESAYEKTLTASKKHHELLVKRLEEAQQLLQAVKEKQSAESARFQDAVKHHSIKQNELNTEKEIFVSKLAEQGFENYGEYHSSKKSEGEIQNLEGQIRNYREEYRSVSDRLKELTKLLADVKTPDVAGIRASLEKLADEITELTNQRTDLFVKKRDNEEIYKKVEKLNEQMKVLEDRYNLIGELHNIARGQNTYKITFERYVLAAFLDDILREANVRLRKMTAGRFELLRKTDRSKGNVQSGLELLVYDQYTGQERHVKTLSGGESFKASLSLALGLADVVQNYAGGVSLETMFIDEGFGTLDPESLDQAIEALMDIQSSGRLVGIISHVPELKERIDIRLEVIAGQTGSRTEFIFTN; encoded by the coding sequence ATGAAACCATTAAAACTGACCATGCAGGCATTTGGACCTTACGCCGGGGTAGAAACAATTGACTTTACACAGCTGGGTAATCGTACAATGTTTGTGATTTCTGGGAAAACAGGGGCAGGTAAGACCACTATTTTTGATGCGATTAGTTATGCAATCTATGGAAAAGCAAGCGGTGAGGACCGCAATGGTCCAGAACTTCGCAGCCAATTTGCGAAAGCAGATTTGGTAACAGAGGTTTCACTCGATTTCTCCATTCGGAACAAAGTTTATTCGATTACCCGACTGCCACAACAGCCAAAAAAGAAGGAAAAAGGCGATGGTTTTACTACATTACCTGCCAGGGCGGAATTATACAGCTGGGATGAGAACGGTGAGAAGAAAATTATTGCCTCAAAGATAAATGATGTTGAGGAAAAGGTTAAAGAAATTATGCTGATTGACAGTAATCAATTTCGCCAAATTTTAATGATCCCTCAAGGTGAATTTCGTAAGCTGTTAACATCTGATAGTAAAGATAAGGAAGTAATCTTACAGCGATTATTCCATACACAAATTTATAAAATGGTGGAAGAAAAATTGAAGGTTGAAGCCACTGAGTTAAAGAATTCTGTTGAGCTTCAGGTTCAAGCAAGAAATGAGGCCATTCGCCGAATCCAAGCTGTTACAAATGAAGAACTGAAAGGTTATTTGGAAGCAGACAGTGTAAATGATGTAATTATGATGCCGTTATTACAGGAAGAAATAAGCGGCATGGCCGATATGATTGAAACACTTGTTAGTACCTTGAAAGATAAGGAAAAGGAACAAGATGATTTTAAAGCAAAGCTATTCGAAGCTGAAACGATTGTAAAACAAATCCAAACGAGAGATGCGTTAAAAGGGGAAAAAATCAAGCTTGAATCACAAGCAGACATTTTCACTGAAAAAGAAAAACAGGTTCAACTAGCTCATAAGGCAGCACTTTTGGCGCAACAAGAAGAGCTATGCCATCGTCTAAAGCGCGAAATGGACCAGCTTAAGGGCAATGTCACTTCAATCCAAAGTGAAATGGAAAAATTAGATGTTCTTGCAAAGCAGTATGACCAACAATTGCAAGCAGAGCTTGAGCGTGAAGGAGAGCGGAAAAAAGCAGTAGATGTCATCAACCAGCTTATTTCTATGAAGGATGACGTTTATTCCTTTTCTGCATTAGTAAAAGAGTCTGAAGTGGTGCAATCCTCATTAAAGGAAGCAAAAGAAAAACATGCAGCCTCTGAAAAAAATCTCAAGGCCTTGGAAGAGCGTATGAAAACCCTGCTCGACAAAAAGACGGAAATTGAAAAGGGCCAATTAACTTTTATAGAAAATGAACGTCTGATTGAAAAAATGCAGTCTGAACTAGACAGGCTGGAAAAATATGAACTTTACCTTGGCCGTTATAAAAAGACAGTACAAGATCTTAATTTGAAGTCCGGAAAATTCGAAAATATAGCTGCTAGGTATTCAGATGCCAAGGAACTTGTAGAAGACCTCGAGAACCAATGGCTGCATGGACAAGCGTCACTATTAGCGACACGGCTTACAAACGGTGAAGCATGCCCGGTATGTGGTTCCGAACATCATCCAGCTCCCGTTTCATTGAATGAAAAGCACATTCCTAATGAAGAGGACTTAAAATCTGCAAAGCAGCAGGCGGCTCATTTGGAAAAAGAAAAATCAGCAGCGGAATCTGCGTTTTTTGAAATTCAATCGATTGAAAAAATACAACGTGAAAACTGTGAAGACATATTAAAAGAAATCCGCACCCATCGTGTTGATTTTAATGAAAACAATTCACATGTAATTAAAACGGAGGTTCTTTCTACAAGAAATCAACTCCAAAAGACTCAAAAAACGCTGGTTGAACAAATCAAATTGCTTGATACAATCAAAAGTGAAATAGAGAAAAGTGAGTCGGATAAAGCAGTATTACAAATGGCTATTCAGAAGTTTACTGGAGATGTAAACGAGTTAACCGTATTGTTTACTGAGAAGAATACGAATCTTAAGAGAATGATGAATGTTATTCCAGAGAATCTTCGCACCGAATCGGCCTATGAAAAGACTTTAACAGCTTCCAAAAAACATCACGAATTGTTAGTAAAAAGATTGGAAGAGGCACAGCAGCTTTTACAGGCAGTGAAAGAAAAACAATCTGCGGAATCAGCAAGATTCCAAGATGCGGTGAAGCACCATTCCATTAAACAAAACGAGCTTAATACAGAAAAGGAAATCTTTGTTTCTAAATTAGCAGAACAAGGTTTTGAAAACTATGGCGAATATCATTCCTCTAAAAAAAGTGAAGGTGAAATTCAAAATCTCGAAGGTCAAATTCGGAATTATCGTGAGGAATACCGATCCGTTTCAGATCGTTTGAAGGAATTGACTAAGCTTTTAGCAGATGTGAAAACACCTGATGTAGCTGGGATAAGAGCTTCATTAGAGAAACTTGCTGATGAGATTACCGAACTCACAAACCAGCGGACAGACCTTTTTGTTAAAAAGCGAGACAATGAAGAAATTTATAAAAAAGTTGAAAAATTGAATGAGCAGATGAAAGTATTGGAGGATCGATACAATCTAATTGGTGAACTCCATAACATCGCAAGAGGTCAAAATACGTACAAAATAACATTTGAACGGTATGTCCTCGCAGCCTTCTTAGATGATATATTACGGGAGGCCAACGTGAGACTAAGGAAAATGACGGCTGGGCGGTTTGAACTCCTAAGGAAAACCGACCGTTCTAAAGGGAATGTTCAAAGTGGTTTAGAACTTCTCGTTTATGATCAATATACGGGACAGGAGCGCCATGTTAAAACATTATCTGGTGGGGAGAGCTTTAAGGCATCACTTTCATTAGCGCTCGGGCTTGCAGATGTTGTTCAAAACTATGCAGGCGGAGTTTCATTAGAGACGATGTTCATTGATGAAGGCTTTGGAACACTTGACCCTGAATCACTGGACCAAGCAATTGAAGCCTTAATGGACATCCAGAGCAGCGGACGCTTAGTTGGAATTATCTCTCACGTTCCAGAGTTGAAAGAAAGAATTGATATTAGACTAGAAGTCATCGCCGGACAAACCGGAAGCAGGACGGAATTTATCTTTACAAACTAA
- a CDS encoding TIGR04190 family B12-binding domain/radical SAM domain protein — protein sequence MIYDLVLLHPPTVYDFRKEMLFTGPISDVVPSSPVFEMYPVGLTSIGDYLERFGLKVKIINIANRMLLNPNFDVEKKIKNIKAKAFGIDLHWLPHAHGSVELAKIVKKYHPETPVMFGGLSSTYFHKELIEYPWIDFIVRGDTTEKLILMLLNKLEKKDVTGFADIPNLTWKRNNQYFYNEITYVPDSLDEFNLPGYRYIIGSVFKYFNLLDPLPYKGWLRYPNTAILTSKGCNYNCLICGGSRDAYELNCNRKKLVMRSPQKMLEDIALIQRFTRAPIFLLNDIRQGGKEYVDEFLDGLSKMKLKNELVFELFNYADERFFERLNKAIPKYSIELTLESADEDIRKYNGKLPCTNAKVIEMLQFALKQGCAKVDLFFHDGYP from the coding sequence ATGATTTACGACTTGGTACTGCTGCATCCGCCAACAGTTTACGATTTCAGAAAAGAAATGCTATTTACCGGTCCAATCAGCGATGTGGTTCCATCTTCACCTGTTTTTGAAATGTACCCGGTTGGTTTAACTAGTATCGGGGATTATCTTGAAAGATTTGGATTAAAAGTGAAGATTATTAATATCGCCAATCGCATGCTATTAAATCCAAATTTTGATGTTGAAAAAAAAATCAAGAATATTAAAGCAAAGGCGTTTGGAATTGATCTTCACTGGCTGCCGCATGCACATGGAAGTGTGGAGTTAGCCAAAATCGTAAAGAAATACCATCCAGAGACTCCAGTGATGTTTGGGGGTCTATCCAGCACGTACTTCCATAAGGAATTAATCGAATATCCCTGGATTGATTTTATAGTACGTGGTGATACCACTGAGAAATTAATCCTTATGCTGCTGAACAAGTTAGAGAAAAAAGATGTAACCGGATTTGCGGATATTCCAAACCTAACATGGAAGCGAAATAATCAATATTTCTATAATGAGATTACTTATGTACCTGATAGTCTCGATGAATTTAATTTACCAGGTTATCGGTATATCATAGGTTCGGTCTTCAAATATTTTAATCTATTAGACCCACTGCCATATAAGGGCTGGCTGCGTTATCCAAACACAGCAATATTAACCTCAAAAGGGTGTAACTATAACTGTTTAATCTGCGGCGGTTCCAGAGATGCTTACGAGCTAAACTGTAATCGGAAGAAGCTGGTGATGCGATCTCCGCAAAAAATGTTAGAAGATATTGCGCTTATACAAAGATTTACAAGAGCACCTATTTTTCTATTAAATGATATTAGACAAGGCGGCAAGGAATATGTTGATGAGTTCCTTGATGGCTTATCTAAAATGAAGCTTAAGAATGAGCTAGTTTTTGAATTGTTTAATTATGCAGATGAGAGGTTTTTTGAAAGATTAAATAAAGCAATACCAAAATACAGTATCGAACTTACCCTTGAATCCGCGGATGAAGATATTCGCAAATATAACGGAAAGCTGCCATGTACAAATGCGAAAGTAATCGAAATGCTCCAATTCGCATTAAAACAAGGCTGTGCGAAAGTTGATTTGTTTTTTCATGACGGGTATCCCTAA
- a CDS encoding exonuclease SbcCD subunit D codes for MKFIHTADWHLGKLVHGVYMTENQREALNQFIDIVAEEKPDAVVIAGDLYDRSVPPTDAVELLDEILFRINVELGIPVVAIAGNHDSAERLSFGSSWYKHSQFYLSGKLTNSFTPVHVNGVNFYLVPFAEPGIVRQLLEDESIHSHQDAMKAVVGKIEENLNYNEPNVFVGHAFVLGGQTSDSERVLSVGGSGCVGAELFEPFSYTALGHLHSPDAIKHNKVKYSGSLLKYSFSEAKQNKSISIIEMDEKGNFSHRYRSLTPTHDMRELEGHLEELLDPFFYEKQRLHDYLKITLHDEGALLDPINKLRQVYPNVLHLERKIDITDLKKKQSFTSTQNEKKSELDLFEQFYTEMTTSEFTADKKEAMADVIEKVLREEGDR; via the coding sequence ATGAAATTTATCCATACTGCTGACTGGCATTTAGGTAAATTAGTGCATGGTGTTTATATGACAGAAAACCAACGGGAAGCACTTAATCAATTTATTGATATTGTTGCCGAAGAAAAGCCCGATGCAGTCGTAATTGCGGGAGATTTGTATGACCGTTCTGTACCGCCAACCGATGCGGTTGAATTATTAGATGAAATTCTATTTAGAATCAATGTAGAGCTTGGGATACCGGTTGTTGCGATAGCTGGAAACCATGATAGCGCAGAAAGACTGTCTTTTGGGAGCTCGTGGTATAAGCATAGCCAATTTTATTTATCTGGAAAACTGACAAACAGCTTTACACCAGTCCATGTTAACGGAGTGAATTTCTACCTAGTCCCCTTTGCCGAACCTGGAATTGTTCGCCAACTCCTTGAGGATGAATCGATTCATTCTCATCAAGATGCGATGAAAGCTGTAGTAGGTAAAATAGAGGAAAACTTAAATTACAATGAACCGAACGTGTTCGTAGGACATGCTTTTGTTTTGGGCGGACAAACATCTGACTCTGAACGTGTCTTATCGGTTGGGGGATCTGGCTGTGTCGGAGCAGAACTTTTCGAGCCTTTCTCTTATACTGCTCTTGGTCATCTCCACAGTCCTGATGCAATCAAACATAACAAAGTGAAATATTCAGGATCTCTTTTAAAGTATTCCTTTTCTGAAGCAAAGCAAAATAAATCTATTTCGATTATCGAAATGGATGAAAAGGGAAATTTTTCTCATCGCTATCGCTCATTGACCCCGACACATGACATGCGTGAACTTGAGGGACATTTAGAGGAGTTACTAGATCCTTTCTTTTATGAAAAACAAAGATTACATGATTATTTAAAAATAACCTTGCATGATGAAGGCGCACTTCTTGATCCAATAAATAAATTACGTCAGGTATATCCGAATGTACTTCATCTTGAACGGAAGATAGATATTACAGACTTAAAGAAAAAGCAGTCATTTACTAGTACCCAAAATGAGAAAAAGTCAGAGTTAGATTTGTTTGAGCAATTTTATACCGAAATGACAACCTCTGAGTTTACTGCTGATAAAAAAGAAGCAATGGCAGACGTGATTGAAAAAGTGTTACGTGAGGAGGGAGACCGATGA
- a CDS encoding cold-shock protein, whose translation MKNGKVKWFNSEKGFGFIEAEDGNDVFVHYSAIQTEGFKTLEEGQEVSFEVVEGARGPQAANVTKK comes from the coding sequence ATGAAAAACGGTAAAGTAAAATGGTTTAACTCTGAAAAAGGTTTCGGATTTATCGAAGCTGAAGACGGAAACGACGTATTTGTTCACTATTCCGCTATCCAAACTGAAGGTTTCAAAACTTTAGAAGAAGGTCAAGAAGTATCTTTCGAAGTTGTTGAAGGTGCTCGTGGACCACAAGCTGCTAACGTAACTAAAAAGTAA
- the coaW gene encoding type II pantothenate kinase yields MERNTAGIDAGGSLIKMVYQENERMHFKKFPINEQDSAISWLKLSVPSLRVSLTGGKSTVIQKKYFPESMIIPEFQATCEGTRFLLTAENKTIGENYLIVNIGTGTSWHVVKGDKVDRILGSGMGGGTFTGLGSLLSKVRGYRQLTVLAEEGNKGHVDMLVKDIYESAESPVNGELTAANFAKGIRLNPTEADRLASLSNMIAETIVLLTSQAATIHQVKSAVIVGSAIVGNHPLRQALEFYMNMVGVTAVFLGKGEYSGAIGAYLSV; encoded by the coding sequence ATGGAGCGGAACACTGCAGGAATTGATGCTGGCGGTTCATTAATCAAAATGGTTTATCAGGAAAATGAGAGAATGCACTTTAAAAAATTTCCCATAAATGAACAGGATTCAGCCATTTCATGGCTAAAACTGTCTGTGCCTTCCTTAAGAGTTTCTTTAACTGGTGGAAAATCCACTGTCATCCAAAAGAAGTATTTCCCCGAGAGTATGATCATTCCTGAGTTCCAAGCAACCTGTGAGGGTACACGTTTTTTACTAACAGCAGAAAATAAGACTATAGGGGAAAACTATTTAATTGTAAACATTGGAACCGGAACCTCTTGGCATGTTGTGAAAGGCGACAAGGTAGATCGGATACTTGGGAGCGGAATGGGCGGAGGGACGTTTACAGGTCTTGGATCACTTTTATCAAAAGTACGGGGCTACCGTCAACTTACCGTCCTTGCGGAAGAAGGAAATAAAGGACATGTTGATATGTTAGTAAAAGACATTTATGAATCAGCTGAAAGTCCCGTTAATGGAGAATTAACCGCGGCAAACTTTGCAAAGGGTATTCGACTTAACCCTACAGAAGCAGACCGGCTGGCTTCACTTTCCAATATGATCGCAGAAACGATTGTGTTGTTAACGTCACAGGCAGCAACGATCCATCAGGTTAAAAGTGCTGTCATCGTCGGAAGTGCCATTGTTGGTAATCATCCATTAAGACAGGCTCTTGAGTTTTATATGAATATGGTAGGAGTAACAGCAGTGTTTTTAGGAAAAGGAGAATACAGCGGAGCAATCGGAGCCTATTTGTCTGTCTAA